In Deinococcus proteolyticus MRP, a single genomic region encodes these proteins:
- a CDS encoding DUF72 domain-containing protein, with protein MKAPTIHLGCAGWSVASGHPDFSRLEGTVLERYVHRLSAVEINSSFYRPHRHSTYVRWAASTPHDFRFSVKVPKAITHTARLQDTQEALNTFVEQVNGLGEKLGCLLVQLPPSLAFEVEVARHFFADLRGLTTVRTVCEPRHPSWFTAEAEALLTECRVSRVAADPAPAKVGEAARRPGGDPHTVYYRWHGSPRMYYSAYPAEALAELAREIRNRTQVQEVWVIFDNTAAGAGVDNALELRKLLLGGATE; from the coding sequence ATGAAGGCTCCCACCATTCACCTGGGCTGCGCCGGCTGGAGCGTGGCCAGCGGTCACCCTGACTTCAGCCGGTTGGAGGGCACTGTGCTGGAGCGCTATGTCCATCGCCTCAGCGCAGTGGAAATCAACTCCTCCTTTTACCGCCCGCACCGACACAGCACCTACGTCAGGTGGGCGGCCAGCACACCACACGATTTCCGCTTCAGTGTCAAGGTGCCTAAGGCCATTACCCATACAGCGCGGTTGCAGGACACCCAGGAGGCCCTAAACACCTTTGTGGAGCAGGTCAATGGCCTGGGAGAAAAGCTCGGTTGCCTGCTGGTGCAGTTGCCGCCTAGCCTGGCGTTCGAGGTGGAGGTGGCTCGCCATTTCTTCGCTGACCTGCGTGGGCTGACCACTGTACGTACAGTCTGCGAGCCTCGGCACCCCAGCTGGTTTACGGCGGAAGCAGAGGCGCTCCTGACCGAATGCAGGGTAAGCCGTGTCGCCGCAGACCCTGCACCCGCCAAAGTGGGAGAAGCGGCCAGGCGGCCTGGCGGAGACCCGCACACCGTGTACTACCGCTGGCACGGCTCACCACGCATGTATTACAGCGCCTACCCCGCTGAAGCGCTGGCTGAGCTGGCGCGGGAGATACGCAATCGGACCCAGGTGCAGGAGGTATGGGTCATCTTCGATAACACGGCAGCTGGAGCAGGGGTGGATAATGCCCTGGAGTTGCGGAAGCTTCTACTAGGCGGAGCTACAGAGTGA
- the dnaE gene encoding DNA polymerase III subunit alpha: MTSPDSASATAAPHIHLPDGSCCAGGEKPKRFAHLHQHTQYSLLDGAAKLKDLLKWAKETSPEGSDAALAMTDHGNMHGAVHFYNYAQDAGVKPILGYEAYVVPGFGTRRDRTRGQDGEKGIYHLTLLARDFEGYQNLCRLSSRGYTEGYYYKPRIDHELLQEHSKGVIAFSGCLGSEVQQLLLMGRHDEAKERLLWYRDLFGENYYIEIQNHGLKEQDQNNPILRQWAQELGIGMVATNDGHYVKKEDATPHETLLAIQTKATLADENRFKFPCDEFYVKSLEEMQAALPVSDWGEEVFDNAANIADLCNVELPVGKKRVYQMPQLPIPEGRTMAEEMRVQTYAGMMRRYPAHATEALLRDYAARSLTELGADDAARVTARAGGCNPQECSVEALLTLLAFMGSEWEARGKAAKEKFTLYPALEKMEAEAEAGALPAYAHEDCRRASVQDSDTAIDPGTEEPSEETTRAHHRHALVILRRAEYELSVINNMGFPDYFLIVADYINWAKDQDISVGPGRGSGAGSLVAYAMRITNLDPLEFDLLFERFLNPDRISMPDFDIDFNDARRMEVVEYVQRKYGEDKVAQIATFGTMASKACLKDVARVMGVEYTKVDKVSKLIPVKFGKSYSLEQAREAVPDIAQMLEADTELRGAYEFAQKLEGLTRHASVHAAGVVIGREDLTNLVPIMRDTSGSGIVCQYDMKSVEDIGLIKMDFLGLRTLSFLDEARRILRESKGIEMDFDTVPFDDEATYELMSRGDTKGVFQLEGAGITDASRRLRPRRLADIIALSALYRPGPMENIPTYVRRHHGVEEVTYEDFPNSEKWLEPILRETYGIPVYQEQIMQIASDVAGYSLGGADLLRRAMGKKDAAEMTKQRQLFVEGAEGNGVPRDEANKLFDLLDAFANYGFNKSHSAAYGVITYQTAWLKANYPVEFMAALLTVERRDSDKVAEYISDARKMDVRVLPPDINRSSSDFAVAGEEIYFGLYAIKGLGEAAVLRILDERERAGHFESLANFCSRIDNKTCNRKALESLIKSGAFDAFGERRQLLESLDDALEDAAGTAKINQRAQAGMSMMFALDEVVEERPLRSGVPPFTELERLAAEKEALGLYISGHPLEQHEGLREAASCRIADLDSWFEVQPKKGKRQKAVLAGMIEGVQKKPTKSGGMMARFILADESGQIELVAFSRAYDRIEPKLVNDTPGLVIVELEAEDGGLRAIAEEIVSIEQLEDVPKVMYVNIDLESASPDAVGEFQSILDEHAGPMPTYLRLETPEQFVLYQLEHNMGSPDAIRALNSTFAWANAYLAYDQQTILGRFAPKPPAWMQRKQSGGGMQA; encoded by the coding sequence GTGACCTCGCCCGACTCCGCTTCTGCCACTGCTGCTCCCCACATCCACCTTCCCGACGGCTCGTGCTGCGCGGGTGGGGAGAAGCCCAAGCGTTTTGCCCACCTGCACCAGCACACCCAGTACAGCCTGCTGGACGGGGCGGCCAAGCTCAAAGACCTGCTGAAGTGGGCCAAGGAAACCAGCCCGGAAGGCAGTGACGCGGCGCTGGCGATGACCGACCACGGCAACATGCACGGGGCGGTGCATTTCTACAACTACGCGCAGGACGCTGGGGTCAAGCCGATTCTGGGCTACGAGGCGTATGTGGTGCCTGGCTTCGGCACCCGCCGCGACCGCACGCGGGGGCAGGACGGCGAAAAGGGCATCTACCACCTCACCCTGCTGGCCCGCGATTTCGAGGGCTACCAGAACCTGTGCCGCCTCAGCAGCCGCGGCTACACCGAGGGCTACTACTACAAGCCGCGCATTGACCACGAGCTGTTGCAGGAGCACAGCAAGGGGGTGATTGCCTTCAGTGGCTGCCTGGGTTCGGAAGTGCAGCAACTCCTACTAATGGGCCGCCACGACGAGGCCAAGGAGCGACTGCTGTGGTACAGGGACCTGTTTGGCGAGAACTACTACATCGAAATCCAGAACCACGGCCTGAAGGAGCAGGACCAGAACAATCCCATCCTGCGGCAGTGGGCACAGGAACTGGGCATCGGCATGGTGGCGACCAACGACGGCCACTACGTGAAAAAGGAAGACGCCACCCCGCACGAAACCTTGCTCGCTATTCAGACCAAGGCGACCCTGGCCGACGAGAACCGCTTCAAGTTTCCCTGCGACGAGTTCTATGTCAAGAGCCTGGAAGAGATGCAGGCCGCCCTGCCCGTGTCCGACTGGGGCGAGGAAGTCTTTGACAACGCCGCCAACATCGCTGACCTGTGCAACGTAGAACTGCCCGTGGGCAAAAAGCGGGTGTACCAGATGCCGCAGCTGCCCATTCCCGAAGGCCGCACGATGGCCGAGGAAATGCGGGTGCAGACCTACGCGGGCATGATGCGCCGCTACCCCGCCCACGCCACTGAGGCGCTGCTGCGCGACTACGCCGCCCGTTCGCTCACCGAGCTGGGCGCGGACGACGCGGCGCGGGTCACGGCGCGGGCAGGGGGCTGTAACCCGCAGGAGTGCAGCGTGGAAGCTCTGCTCACCCTGCTGGCCTTTATGGGCAGCGAGTGGGAAGCGCGGGGCAAGGCTGCCAAGGAGAAATTCACCCTTTACCCCGCGCTGGAAAAGATGGAAGCCGAGGCCGAAGCAGGCGCTCTCCCCGCCTACGCTCACGAGGACTGCCGCCGCGCCAGCGTGCAGGACAGCGACACCGCCATTGATCCCGGCACTGAGGAGCCGAGCGAGGAAACCACCCGCGCCCACCACCGTCACGCGCTGGTCATTCTGCGCCGCGCCGAGTATGAGCTGTCGGTCATCAACAACATGGGTTTCCCCGACTACTTCCTGATTGTGGCCGACTACATCAACTGGGCCAAGGACCAGGACATTTCGGTGGGGCCGGGGCGTGGGTCAGGTGCAGGGTCGCTGGTCGCCTACGCCATGCGGATTACCAACCTCGACCCCCTCGAATTCGACCTGCTGTTCGAGCGCTTCCTCAACCCGGACCGCATCTCGATGCCCGACTTCGACATCGACTTCAACGATGCCCGCCGCATGGAAGTCGTGGAGTACGTGCAGCGCAAGTATGGCGAGGACAAGGTGGCCCAGATTGCCACTTTCGGAACGATGGCGTCCAAGGCCTGTCTCAAGGACGTGGCCCGTGTGATGGGCGTGGAATACACCAAGGTGGACAAGGTCAGCAAGCTGATTCCGGTCAAGTTCGGCAAAAGCTACTCGCTGGAGCAGGCCCGCGAAGCTGTGCCCGACATCGCGCAGATGCTGGAAGCCGACACCGAGCTGCGCGGCGCCTACGAGTTCGCCCAGAAGCTGGAAGGACTGACCCGCCACGCTTCGGTGCACGCGGCAGGCGTGGTGATCGGCAGGGAAGACCTCACCAACCTGGTGCCCATCATGCGCGACACCTCTGGCAGCGGCATCGTCTGCCAGTACGACATGAAGTCGGTGGAAGACATCGGCCTGATCAAGATGGACTTCCTGGGGCTGCGTACCCTCTCGTTCTTGGATGAAGCCCGGCGCATCCTGCGCGAGTCCAAGGGCATCGAGATGGACTTTGACACCGTTCCTTTCGACGATGAAGCCACCTATGAGCTGATGAGCCGGGGCGACACCAAGGGGGTGTTTCAGCTGGAAGGGGCGGGAATTACCGACGCCAGCCGCCGCCTGCGCCCCCGCCGCCTGGCCGACATCATCGCGCTCTCGGCGCTGTACCGCCCCGGCCCGATGGAAAATATTCCCACCTACGTGCGCCGTCACCACGGGGTAGAGGAAGTCACCTACGAGGATTTCCCCAACTCCGAGAAGTGGCTGGAACCTATCTTGCGCGAGACCTACGGCATTCCGGTGTATCAGGAGCAGATTATGCAGATTGCTTCGGATGTGGCCGGGTATTCCCTGGGCGGGGCGGACCTACTGCGCCGCGCGATGGGCAAGAAGGACGCCGCCGAGATGACCAAGCAGCGCCAGTTGTTCGTGGAAGGTGCCGAGGGCAACGGTGTGCCCAGGGACGAAGCCAACAAGCTGTTCGATCTGCTGGACGCTTTCGCCAACTACGGCTTCAACAAGTCCCACTCGGCCGCTTACGGCGTCATCACCTACCAGACGGCCTGGCTGAAGGCCAACTATCCGGTGGAATTCATGGCCGCGCTGCTGACCGTCGAGCGCCGCGACTCGGACAAGGTGGCCGAGTACATCAGCGACGCCCGCAAGATGGACGTGCGGGTCCTGCCGCCCGACATCAACCGCTCCAGCTCCGACTTTGCGGTGGCCGGTGAGGAAATCTATTTCGGCCTGTACGCCATCAAGGGCCTGGGCGAAGCCGCCGTACTGCGAATTCTCGACGAGCGCGAGCGGGCCGGTCATTTCGAGAGCCTCGCCAACTTCTGCTCCCGCATCGACAACAAGACCTGCAACCGCAAGGCGCTCGAAAGCCTGATCAAGTCGGGCGCGTTCGATGCCTTCGGGGAGCGCCGGCAGCTGCTGGAATCGCTGGACGACGCCCTGGAAGACGCCGCCGGCACTGCCAAAATCAACCAGCGCGCCCAGGCCGGCATGAGCATGATGTTTGCCCTGGACGAGGTCGTGGAGGAGCGCCCGCTGCGCTCCGGCGTGCCGCCTTTCACCGAGCTGGAGCGCCTCGCCGCCGAGAAAGAGGCGCTGGGCCTCTATATCTCCGGGCACCCGCTGGAGCAGCATGAGGGCCTGCGCGAAGCCGCCAGCTGCCGCATTGCCGACCTCGACAGCTGGTTCGAGGTGCAGCCCAAGAAGGGCAAGCGCCAGAAAGCCGTGCTGGCCGGCATGATCGAGGGTGTGCAGAAAAAGCCCACCAAGTCGGGCGGCATGATGGCCCGCTTTATCCTGGCCGACGAATCCGGGCAGATTGAGCTGGTGGCCTTTTCCCGCGCCTACGACCGCATCGAGCCCAAGCTGGTCAACGACACGCCGGGGCTGGTCATCGTGGAGCTGGAAGCCGAGGACGGTGGTCTGCGGGCCATCGCGGAGGAAATCGTCAGTATTGAGCAGCTGGAGGACGTGCCCAAGGTCATGTACGTGAACATTGACCTGGAAAGCGCCAGCCCCGACGCAGTGGGCGAGTTCCAGAGCATCCTGGATGAGCACGCCGGCCCCATGCCCACCTACCTGCGTCTGGAAACCCCCGAGCAGTTCGTGCTGTACCAGCTGGAACACAACATGGGCAGCCCCGACGCTATCCGCGCCCTGAACAGCACCTTCGCCTGGGCCAACGCGTACCTGGCTTACGACCAGCAGACGATTCTGGGCCGCTTCGCGCCTAAGCCGCCCGCCTGGATGCAGAGAAAGCAGAGCGGGGGAGGAATGCAGGCGTGA
- a CDS encoding YkvA family protein translates to MLQQLTAWAKRLGRELLALYLAYRDPRTPWPARVWTALVLAYALSPLDLIPDFIPVLGLLDDALLLPLGILLAVRLIPPEVMAAARQEALTREGERLPASLPGAAVIAALWLGLLWWAVQAFWPQ, encoded by the coding sequence ATGCTCCAGCAGCTGACGGCCTGGGCAAAGCGGCTTGGGCGCGAGTTGCTGGCGCTGTATCTCGCCTACCGCGACCCGCGCACCCCCTGGCCGGCGCGGGTGTGGACAGCGCTGGTGCTGGCTTACGCCCTCAGCCCGCTGGACCTGATTCCCGACTTTATTCCGGTGCTGGGCCTGCTGGACGACGCGCTCCTGCTACCGCTGGGCATTCTGCTGGCCGTGCGGCTGATTCCGCCCGAGGTGATGGCTGCTGCCCGCCAGGAAGCCCTGACCCGCGAAGGCGAACGCCTACCGGCCAGCTTGCCGGGCGCTGCGGTCATCGCCGCACTGTGGCTGGGGCTGCTGTGGTGGGCGGTTCAGGCCTTCTGGCCGCAGTAG
- a CDS encoding restriction endonuclease, translating into MPTVGDTLGENEFAPLPKWQQYLAERAQKQKSKDKASKAVDILSEQQHPEDVAIAAIESLNEKLSLELLRRLREGSPSFFELAVIKVLRGMGYGGKDDHEVEGLRRESHTGKSGDGGIDGIIKLDPLGVQNIYIQAKRYKQGNTIGRPELQGFVGALHGKRVARGVFITTSHYTAEARAYAQGEAQDRLVLIDGDQLAALMLAYGIGVQKKRTLDVLEIDEDFFE; encoded by the coding sequence TTGCCAACGGTAGGCGACACCCTTGGCGAGAATGAGTTCGCGCCGCTTCCCAAGTGGCAGCAGTATTTGGCCGAACGGGCACAGAAGCAGAAAAGCAAGGACAAGGCCTCGAAAGCGGTGGACATCTTGTCCGAGCAGCAGCATCCCGAAGATGTTGCTATTGCGGCCATAGAAAGTCTGAATGAGAAATTGTCGCTGGAGTTGCTACGAAGGTTGCGGGAAGGCTCCCCAAGTTTCTTCGAGCTGGCCGTCATCAAAGTTTTACGCGGTATGGGCTACGGCGGCAAAGATGACCATGAAGTTGAGGGCTTGCGGCGCGAAAGTCACACGGGCAAATCGGGCGATGGCGGCATTGACGGCATCATCAAACTTGACCCGCTCGGTGTACAGAACATCTACATTCAAGCCAAGCGCTACAAGCAGGGCAACACCATCGGGCGTCCAGAGTTGCAAGGCTTTGTAGGGGCGCTGCACGGCAAGCGTGTGGCACGGGGCGTATTCATCACTACCTCTCACTACACCGCCGAGGCCAGAGCCTACGCGCAGGGCGAAGCTCAAGACCGTCTGGTGCTGATTGACGGCGACCAACTGGCCGCGCTGATGCTGGCTTACGGTATAGGCGTACAGAAAAAGCGTACCCTCGACGTGCTGGAAATCGACGAAGACTTTTTTGAGTGA
- a CDS encoding NUDIX domain-containing protein has protein sequence MPSPDYIADLRALIGNAPVNLMGAAGLVFDSEGRVLLQRLVGRSDVWSLPGGLCELAEPPEQTLRREVREETGLEVLGAELLTLHTTPLRTLGNGHQASFYTALYRVTEWRGTPQADGLEVERLEWFSVQELPPLRGFIGQWAAAWLRAQQEAACSSS, from the coding sequence ATGCCCTCTCCCGACTACATCGCTGACCTCCGCGCCCTCATCGGCAATGCGCCCGTGAACCTGATGGGCGCGGCGGGCCTGGTTTTTGACAGCGAAGGCCGCGTGCTACTGCAAAGGCTGGTCGGGCGCTCCGATGTCTGGAGCCTGCCCGGCGGCCTGTGCGAACTGGCCGAGCCGCCGGAGCAGACGCTGAGGCGCGAGGTGCGCGAGGAAACGGGGTTAGAGGTGCTGGGGGCCGAGCTGCTCACCCTGCACACCACGCCGCTCCGCACCCTCGGCAACGGGCACCAGGCCAGCTTTTACACGGCGCTGTACCGCGTAACCGAGTGGCGCGGCACGCCGCAGGCCGATGGGTTGGAGGTGGAACGGCTGGAGTGGTTCAGCGTGCAGGAACTGCCGCCCCTGCGCGGGTTTATCGGGCAGTGGGCGGCGGCGTGGCTGCGGGCACAGCAGGAAGCGGCATGCTCCAGCAGCTGA
- a CDS encoding DegV family protein: MKKVALVSDSSSEISQEDARRLGVHIIPNNVYLNGELRKDGVTLQTRDAEFFLAQGGEMQTSPITAEEFMEVFGNLLNDHDEVLCVLVSSTLSQNMANAWEAVQRMEMQHRVTLYDSRIGTIALGRLLLRAKLVIDQGGTVHDAVEQMDQVREVIVADAVVPSLKYFRKGKRVSASRAIIATLLRLCPVMVYTPEGQLTNARTVRGHEGISSLIGNLEQRFGDQPVAITIGLAGEDPDQIARMRQALEHSRLNVKHVSEKPIGASISAHSGPGIYGFVAEPYVEGHLA; the protein is encoded by the coding sequence ATGAAAAAAGTCGCACTCGTCTCGGATTCGTCCTCGGAAATCTCGCAGGAAGATGCCCGCCGCCTGGGTGTACACATCATCCCCAACAACGTGTACCTCAACGGCGAGCTGCGTAAGGACGGGGTGACTCTTCAGACCCGTGACGCCGAGTTCTTCTTGGCGCAGGGCGGCGAAATGCAGACTTCACCCATCACCGCCGAGGAGTTCATGGAGGTGTTCGGTAACCTCCTCAACGACCACGATGAGGTGCTGTGTGTGCTGGTGAGCAGCACCCTCAGCCAGAACATGGCCAACGCCTGGGAAGCGGTGCAGCGTATGGAAATGCAGCACCGCGTCACCCTCTACGATTCACGTATCGGCACCATCGCGCTGGGCCGGCTGCTGCTGCGGGCCAAGCTGGTCATCGACCAGGGCGGCACTGTGCACGACGCCGTCGAGCAGATGGACCAGGTCCGCGAAGTGATTGTGGCCGACGCCGTGGTGCCCTCGCTCAAGTACTTCCGTAAAGGCAAGCGCGTTTCGGCCAGCCGGGCGATTATCGCCACGCTGCTGCGGCTGTGCCCGGTGATGGTCTATACGCCCGAAGGCCAGCTGACCAACGCCCGCACCGTCCGTGGCCACGAGGGCATTTCGTCGCTGATTGGCAATCTGGAACAGCGTTTCGGGGACCAGCCGGTCGCCATCACCATCGGCCTGGCTGGCGAAGACCCCGACCAGATTGCCCGGATGCGCCAGGCACTCGAACACAGCCGCCTGAACGTCAAACACGTGAGCGAAAAGCCTATCGGCGCTTCTATCAGTGCCCACTCCGGCCCTGGCATCTACGGCTTCGTTGCCGAGCCGTATGTCGAAGGCCACCTGGCCTGA
- the tgt gene encoding tRNA guanosine(34) transglycosylase Tgt has protein sequence MTAATPFEFEVTHRNGRARLGTLQTPHGKVQTPLFMPVGTQGTVKGLSPQEVKDAGSQIILANTYHLMLRPGEQLVADHGGLQGFSGYQGPFLTDSGGFQVMSLGHLRKIREEGVTFKSHLDGRQIELTPERSVQVQEALGADIIMAFDECPPYPAEREYIQRSLQRTARWLERCLSAKTRPDQALFAIVQGGIHADLRDESLALTLPFDTPGFAIGGLAVGEPKEEMYPAVAYTAARLPEGKPRYLMGVGHPEDLVAGIALGVDMFDCVYPTRTGRFGYALTDNGRINLNASAARTQMAPIDAECDCYACCNFTQAYIAHLLRAEEMLGPRLLSLHNIRYLHRLVERMREAIAAGQLDTWATTWGATYFRGTLPAWFARALDEAKQPLPG, from the coding sequence ATGACTGCTGCGACACCCTTTGAATTTGAAGTGACTCACCGAAATGGCCGTGCACGGCTGGGTACTTTACAGACACCACACGGCAAAGTACAGACGCCGCTCTTTATGCCGGTCGGTACACAGGGCACGGTTAAGGGTCTCTCTCCGCAAGAAGTGAAGGACGCGGGATCACAGATTATCCTGGCCAACACGTATCATCTGATGTTGCGGCCGGGGGAGCAGCTGGTCGCTGACCACGGAGGCTTACAGGGTTTTAGCGGTTACCAGGGCCCCTTTCTGACGGACTCGGGTGGCTTTCAGGTGATGAGTCTGGGCCACTTGCGGAAAATCCGTGAGGAAGGGGTAACGTTCAAGAGTCACCTGGACGGCCGCCAGATTGAGCTGACGCCTGAGCGCAGTGTGCAGGTCCAGGAAGCATTGGGCGCCGATATCATCATGGCCTTTGACGAATGTCCACCCTACCCGGCCGAGCGCGAATACATCCAGCGCAGTTTGCAGCGGACTGCCCGCTGGCTGGAGCGTTGTCTCAGTGCCAAAACCCGGCCTGATCAGGCACTCTTTGCGATTGTACAGGGCGGCATACATGCTGACCTGCGTGATGAGAGTCTGGCTCTCACCTTGCCCTTCGACACCCCAGGCTTCGCTATTGGTGGCCTAGCAGTCGGCGAGCCCAAGGAGGAAATGTATCCAGCTGTTGCCTATACGGCCGCCCGACTCCCAGAGGGGAAGCCGCGTTACCTGATGGGCGTAGGACATCCAGAGGATCTGGTGGCAGGTATTGCACTGGGTGTAGATATGTTTGACTGTGTTTATCCCACCCGGACTGGGCGCTTCGGCTACGCGCTGACCGATAATGGCCGCATTAACCTAAATGCCAGCGCGGCACGGACCCAGATGGCCCCGATAGACGCTGAATGCGACTGCTACGCCTGCTGCAACTTTACGCAAGCTTACATCGCCCACCTTCTGCGCGCTGAAGAGATGTTGGGACCACGGCTACTCTCGCTGCATAACATCCGCTATCTCCATAGACTGGTGGAGCGTATGCGAGAAGCTATCGCTGCCGGCCAGCTGGACACTTGGGCCACAACCTGGGGAGCGACCTACTTTCGGGGAACTTTACCCGCCTGGTTCGCTCGGGCTCTGGATGAAGCGAAGCAGCCGCTCCCTGGCTGA